One segment of Rhodopirellula baltica SH 1 DNA contains the following:
- a CDS encoding dienelactone hydrolase family protein gives MLCCCLDVRRFVSSKLPALLAFGLFACVTGPASVAQAEVQTQTIVYNDGDVVLEGFLAFDTSVRPAGTKAESGKPGVLVVHQWMGLTDYERRRCRQLAELGYIAFALDIYGRGVRPADTGEAAEFSGKYKSDRELYRRRLNLGLEQLRKADNLASDQVAAIGYCFGGTGVIELARNGADINGIVSFHGGLDSPTPEDGANIKARILICHGADDPYVPKEDIEATIAEFDANDVDWQMNVYANAVHSFTQPMAGNDNSKGAAYNEKADHRSWDAMRVFFHELFAAQSAE, from the coding sequence ATGTTGTGCTGCTGTCTTGATGTCCGTCGCTTCGTTTCTTCAAAGTTACCGGCCCTGCTCGCCTTTGGTTTGTTTGCTTGTGTGACCGGGCCAGCTTCGGTTGCACAGGCGGAAGTGCAGACACAAACCATCGTCTACAACGATGGCGACGTGGTGCTGGAAGGATTCTTGGCTTTTGATACCAGTGTGCGTCCCGCCGGTACGAAAGCCGAGTCGGGCAAGCCCGGGGTTTTGGTCGTGCATCAATGGATGGGGCTGACCGACTACGAACGTCGTCGTTGCCGTCAATTGGCCGAGCTGGGATACATCGCTTTCGCTCTGGATATCTATGGTCGTGGTGTTCGTCCCGCAGACACGGGCGAAGCGGCAGAGTTCTCAGGAAAATACAAAAGCGATCGAGAACTCTATCGTCGCCGATTGAACTTGGGTTTGGAGCAACTTCGCAAGGCGGACAATTTGGCCTCGGATCAGGTGGCAGCGATCGGATACTGCTTTGGAGGAACCGGGGTGATTGAACTGGCACGCAACGGAGCGGACATCAACGGCATTGTCAGCTTCCACGGTGGTTTGGATTCGCCCACCCCTGAGGACGGAGCGAACATCAAAGCCAGAATTTTGATTTGCCACGGTGCTGACGATCCTTACGTTCCTAAGGAAGACATCGAAGCAACGATCGCTGAGTTCGATGCGAACGATGTCGATTGGCAAATGAATGTTTACGCCAATGCGGTTCATTCATTTACGCAGCCGATGGCCGGCAACGACAACAGCAAAGGCGCGGCGTACAACGAGAAGGCAGACCACCGGTCGTGGGACGCGATGCGAGTTTTCTTCCACGAACTGTTCGCTGCTCAGTCGGCGGAGTGA